Proteins encoded together in one Triticum dicoccoides isolate Atlit2015 ecotype Zavitan chromosome 7B, WEW_v2.0, whole genome shotgun sequence window:
- the LOC119336679 gene encoding uncharacterized protein LOC119336679 isoform X2 gives MSILLWLVWHQRNKANAGEKIKCPDDILSSINYHTYEYRSLKQRRMIPKQTNIQKWTPPSGAGNLEHVSDAFHAEALAILNALNATVKMGFNQVIFEMDSTVLKQAISSEDYDLAPLGALFQEIKFQLRIAFENVKLYVCLRSCNNAAHVLAAHEASLGDGMYEIWLGQFPELVMNSVAGDLTSRSL, from the exons ATGTCCATCTTACTTTGGTTAGTTTGGCATCAAAGAAACAAAGCCAATGCTGGAGAGAAAATCAAATGCCCAGATGACATATTATCTTCTATTAATTACCATACTTATGAATACAGGAGCCTGAAGCAGCGGAGGATGATCCCAAAGCAGACAAACATCCAAAAGTGGACTCCTCCATCAG GTGCAGGAAACCTGGAACACGTCTCGGATGCCTTCCATGCTGAAGCACTAGCAATACTAAATGCGCTCAATGCAACAGTCAAGATGGGTTTCAACCAAGTCATCTTCGAAATGGATTCCACAGTGCTGAAGCAAGCAATTTCAAGTGAGGACTATGACCTAGCGCCACTCGGAGCCTTGTTCCAAGAGATAAAATTTCAACTGAGGATCGCTTTTGAGAATGTAAAACTTTATGTATGCCTTAGGTCTTGTAACAATGCAGCGCATGTCTTAGCAGCACATGAAGCTAGCTTAGGAGATGGCATGTATGAAATCTGGTTAGGCCAGTTTCCTGAACTTGTAATGAACTCTGTAGCTGGGGATTTAACCAGCAGGTCTCTGTAG
- the LOC119336679 gene encoding uncharacterized protein LOC119336679 isoform X1, with translation MSILLWLVWHQRNKANAGEKIKCPDDILSSINYHTYEYRSLKQRRMIPKQTNIQKWTPPSAAGAGNLEHVSDAFHAEALAILNALNATVKMGFNQVIFEMDSTVLKQAISSEDYDLAPLGALFQEIKFQLRIAFENVKLYVCLRSCNNAAHVLAAHEASLGDGMYEIWLGQFPELVMNSVAGDLTSRSL, from the exons ATGTCCATCTTACTTTGGTTAGTTTGGCATCAAAGAAACAAAGCCAATGCTGGAGAGAAAATCAAATGCCCAGATGACATATTATCTTCTATTAATTACCATACTTATGAATACAGGAGCCTGAAGCAGCGGAGGATGATCCCAAAGCAGACAAACATCCAAAAGTGGACTCCTCCATCAG CTGCAGGTGCAGGAAACCTGGAACACGTCTCGGATGCCTTCCATGCTGAAGCACTAGCAATACTAAATGCGCTCAATGCAACAGTCAAGATGGGTTTCAACCAAGTCATCTTCGAAATGGATTCCACAGTGCTGAAGCAAGCAATTTCAAGTGAGGACTATGACCTAGCGCCACTCGGAGCCTTGTTCCAAGAGATAAAATTTCAACTGAGGATCGCTTTTGAGAATGTAAAACTTTATGTATGCCTTAGGTCTTGTAACAATGCAGCGCATGTCTTAGCAGCACATGAAGCTAGCTTAGGAGATGGCATGTATGAAATCTGGTTAGGCCAGTTTCCTGAACTTGTAATGAACTCTGTAGCTGGGGATTTAACCAGCAGGTCTCTGTAG
- the LOC119336678 gene encoding transcription factor bHLH130-like has protein sequence MYGSPASKDLNQPPPPMNSSGLLRYRSAPSTLLGEVCEEFLQPGPRAASPDAAAADNVFSRFLADHQIRDTKPPPPPPVAPGAHFPDDSAMASQQQQQQMMFHPQHQHHHHQQMPPVGVEGLYRTVSSAGMDSAAAATAGGASSLLRQSSSPAGFLNHLNIDNGYESMLRQGMGVGFRNGATNAAAAVDSSGSGGGRLKGQLSFSSRQGSLMSQISEMGSEDLGGSSPEGAGGSRGYIPGYPMSSGWEESSLMSENMSGMKRPRDSSEPAAQNGLAHQFSLPKTSSEMAAIEKFLQFQDAVPCKIRAKRGCATHPRSIAERVRRTRISERIRKLQELVPNMDKQTNTADMLDLAVDYIKELQEQVKVINESRANCTCSASKHQQYSG, from the exons ATGTACGGCTCGCCGGCGTCCAAGGATCtgaaccagccgccgccgccgatgaacTCCTCCGGCCTCCTCAGGTACAGATCGGCGCCCAGCACGCTGCTCGGCGAGGTCTGCGAGGAGTTCCTCCAGCCCGGCCCCCGCGCCGCCagccccgacgccgccgccgccgacaacgTCTTCTCCCGCTTCCTGGCCGACCACCAGATCCGAGacaccaagccgccgccgccgccgcccgtcgccccgGGGGCCCACTTCCCTGATGACTCCGCCATGGcatcgcagcagcagcagcagcagatgatGTTCCACCCCcagcaccagcaccaccaccaccagcagatGCCCCCCGTCGGCGTCGAGGGGCTCTACCGCACCGTCAGCTCCGCTGGGATGGACTCCGCCGCCGCGGCCACCGCCGGAGGCGCCAGCAGCCTGCTCCGGCAGAGCAGCTCCCCCGCCGGCTTCCTCAATCATTTGAACATAGACAACG GGTACGAGAGCATGCTGAGGCAAGGCATGGGCGTGGGCTTCAGGAACGGCGCCACCAACGCCGCCGCGGCCGTGGACTCCTCTGGCAGCGGGGGCGGCAGGCTCAAGGGGCAGCTCAGCTTCTCGTCGCGGCAGGGCTCGCTCATGTCCCAGATCTCGGAGATGGGCAGCGAGGATCTCGGCGGCAGCAGCCCCGAGGGCGCCGGGGGCAGCCGCGGCTACATTCCCGGCTACCCGATGAGCTCCGGGTGGGAGGAGTCGTCGCTCATGTCGGAGAACATGTCCGGGATGAAGCGCCCACGGGACTCGTCAGAGCCTGCTGCCCAG aacgGCCTGGCGCACCAGTTCAGCCTTCCCAAGACCTCGTCGGAGATGGCCGCCATCGAGAAGTTCCTCCAGTTCCAGGACGCCGTGCCCTGCAAGATCCGGGCCAAGCGCGGATGCGCCACGCACCCCCGCAGCATCGCCGAGCGG GtgaggaggacaagaatcagcgagCGAATCAGGAAGCTGCAAGAACTCGTCCCAAACATGGACAAG CAAACCAACACGGCTGACATGTTGGATCTGGCTGTCGACTACATCAAGGAGCTCCAGGAGCAGGTCAAG GTGATCAACGAGAGCCGCGCCAACTGCACCTGCTCGGCGAGCAAGCATCAGCAGTACTCTGGTTGA